Proteins encoded by one window of Roseibium sp. Sym1:
- a CDS encoding WYL domain-containing protein translates to MRWGVEQRLEFIEFRLFWEGSINRADIVEFFGVSVPQASKDLALYQERAPGNMEYDKRGKRYVAAKKFVLRFLDPDPYVYLAQLRSVAEGSVPSSDSWIAELPKTDVALTPKRDVDIEVLRKILDAVREGVSVDVFYQSMNKVRPDPIWRRITPHAFGYDGFRWHVRAYCHLEHKFKDFLLPRTLEVGGKGDPGATGEQDWLWNNFFDVVIGPHPDLTESQKKVVAKDYGFDHGSGVLSVRYAMLFYVLKRLGLLVDAAKQSPRTQHIVALNRKETEAALEKAELQL, encoded by the coding sequence GTGCGCTGGGGTGTTGAGCAAAGGCTTGAATTTATTGAGTTTCGCCTGTTCTGGGAGGGCTCGATCAACCGCGCCGACATCGTTGAGTTTTTTGGCGTGTCGGTTCCGCAGGCTTCGAAAGATCTGGCGCTTTATCAGGAGAGGGCGCCCGGAAACATGGAGTATGACAAGCGCGGCAAGCGCTATGTTGCTGCCAAGAAGTTTGTCCTGCGCTTCCTGGATCCCGACCCTTATGTCTATCTCGCCCAGCTTCGTTCAGTTGCCGAAGGCTCCGTCCCATCAAGTGATTCCTGGATTGCGGAACTCCCCAAGACCGATGTTGCGCTAACGCCCAAGCGGGATGTCGACATCGAGGTTCTGCGCAAGATTCTCGATGCCGTGCGCGAAGGCGTCTCGGTGGATGTCTTCTATCAGTCTATGAACAAAGTTCGCCCGGATCCGATTTGGAGAAGGATCACGCCGCATGCGTTTGGCTATGACGGGTTCCGTTGGCATGTTCGCGCCTATTGTCACCTTGAGCACAAGTTCAAGGACTTCCTGTTGCCACGGACGCTTGAAGTCGGCGGCAAAGGCGACCCCGGGGCAACTGGCGAGCAGGACTGGCTCTGGAACAACTTTTTCGACGTGGTCATCGGTCCGCATCCCGATCTCACGGAGAGCCAGAAAAAGGTTGTCGCCAAAGACTACGGGTTCGACCACGGGAGCGGCGTTCTTTCGGTTCGCTATGCAATGCTGTTCTATGTTCTCAAGCGACTTGGCTTGCTTGTGGATGCGGCAAAGCAAAGCCCTCGTACGCAGCATATCGTTGCATTAAACCGCAAGGAGACTGAGGCGGCGCTGGAAAAGGCGGAGCTTCAGCTATGA